A window from Electrophorus electricus isolate fEleEle1 chromosome 7, fEleEle1.pri, whole genome shotgun sequence encodes these proteins:
- the exoc3 gene encoding exocyst complex component 3 produces MEETNREAVATAVQRVAGMLQRSDQLDKVEQYRRREARKKGSVEARLKAAIQSQLDGVRTGLTQLHNALCDVKDIQNSLADVSKDWRQSINTIENLKDVKDAVVQHSQLASAVENLKNIFSVPEIVKETHELIERGELLQAHRRLMDLECSRDDLMYEQYRMDSRNAHDMNLIRAYFDHVQGLSDELAKQLWLVIQRTLVTVRRDPTLLVSAMRVIEREEKIDRRMLDRKRQTGFIPPGRPKAWKNRMNEVLEGTVSARIESTQSETRDSDKMWLVRLLELTRKYVLDDLVVVKNLVVQCFPPHYNTFQLFFDLYRCALSARVQELTTEKLEANEIVSLLTWVLNTYQSVEMMGHPDLQPECDIKQLEPLLPQEVVDRLLSEYMKTFTSNITGWLRKALETDKKDWQRDTEPEADQDGYYQTTLPAIVFQMFEQNLQVAAQISEEFKEEVLKLCLKQMTSFLVRYRDEVVAYKEEHLKDRQLPQFYVQYMIAIINNCQTFKESINSLKRKYSHSTDPTPNDAAIEKTLSEVAKEGCQFLLDEVFLDLENHLNDLLTRKWLTGCHAVDTICVTVEDYFNDFAKIKKPYNQEMTAEAHRRVVVEYLKAVVQKRITFKNAEERKDGAERMIKEAEQFSFLFKKLSAGEDTDWLCGSITAIAEVFKLTDPSLLFLEVSTLVSKYPDIREEHIVALLAVRGDASRDMRQTIVETLNQSKPSISTRSSPVFRDITVPTIATMTAMAVPKLLK; encoded by the exons ATGGAGGAGACGAACAGAGAGGCCGTGGCCACGGCTGTGCAGCGAGTGGCTGGCATGCTGCAGCGCTCAGACCAGCTTGACAAAGTGGAGCAGTACAGACGAAGAGAGGCACGGAAAAAAGGATCTGTAGAGGCCAGACTTAAA GCAGCCATTCAGTCCCAGTTGGACGGAGTGAGAACAGGTCTCACTCAGCTGCACAACGCCTTGTGCGACGTGAAGGACATCCAGAACTCACTGGCTGACGTCAGTAAGGACTGGAGGCAGAGCATCAACACGATAGAGAACCTGAAAGACGTCAAGGATGCTGTAGTCCAGCACAGTCAGCTGGCTTCTGCTGTGGAAAACCTCAAGAACATCTTCTCAG TGCCCGAGATCGTAAAGGAGACGCACGAGCTGATTGAGCGCGGTGAGCTGCTGCAGGCACACCGGCGTCTCATGGACCTGGAGTGCTCACGCGACGACCTCATGTACGAGCAGTACCGCATGGACAGCAGGAACGCACACGACATGAACCTGATCCGCGCCTACTTCGACCATGTGCAGGGCCTGTCCGACGAGCTGGCCAAGCAGCTGTGGCTGGTCATACAGCGCACCCTGGTGACGGTGCGGCGCGACCCCACGCTGCTGGTGTCGGCCATGCGCGTCATCGAGCGTGAGGAGAAGATTGACCGGCGCATGCTGGACCGCAAACGGCAGACGGGCTTTATCCCGCCCGGACGGCCCAAAGCATGGAAGAACCGCATGAATGAGGTGCTGGAGGGGACGGTGAGTGCGCGCATCGAGAGCACGCAGTCGGAGACGCGTGACTCGGACAAGATGTGGCTGGTGCGCCTGCTGGAGCTCACGCGCAAGTACGTGCTGGATGACCTGGTGGTGGTGAAGAACCTGGTGGTGCAGTGCTTCCCGCCGCACTACAACACCTTCCAGCTGTTCTTCGACCTGTACCGCTGCGCGCTGTCGGCCCGCGTGCAGGAGCTCACCACCGAGAAGCTGGAGGCCAACGAGATTGTCTCGCTGCTCACATGGGTGCTCAACACGTACCAGAG TGTGGAGATGATGGGCCATCCAGACCTGCAGCCCGAGTGCGACATAAAGCAGCTGGAGCCTCTGCTGCCACAGGAAGTGGTGGACAGGCTGCTCAGTGAATACATGAAGACCTTcact TCCAACATCACGGGATGGCTGCGGAAAGCCCTGGAGACCGATAAGAAAGACTGGCAGAGGGACACGGAGCCGGAGGCAGACCAGGACGGTTACTACCAGACCACCCTGCCCGCCATTGTCTTCCAG ATGTTTGAGCAGAACCTGCAGGTGGCCGCTCAGATTAGCGAGGAGTTCAAAGAGGAGGTGCTGAAGCTCTGCCTGAAGCAGATGACCTCGTTCCTGGTGCG GTACAGGGACGAGGTAGTGGCCTACAAGGAAGAGCACCTGAAGGACCGGCAGCTGCCCCAGTTCTACGTCCAGTACATGATCGCCATCATCAACAACTGCCAGACGTTCAA GGAGTCTATAAACAGTCTGAAGCGCAAGTACTCGCATTCGACAGATCCCACTCCAAATGACGCGGCCATTGAGAAGACCCTGAGCGAGGTGGCCAAGGAGGGTTGCCAGTTCCTGCTGGATGAGGTGTTCCTGGACCTGGAG AATCATCTGAACGACCTGCTGACCCGGAAGTGGCTGACGGGCTGTCACGCCGTGGACACCATCTGCGTGACGGTGGAGGATTACTTCAACGACTTTGCTAAGATCAAGAAGCCTTATAACCAG gAGATGACGGCGGAGGCCCACCGGCGTGTGGTGGTGGAGTACCTGAAGGCGGTGGTGCAGAAGCGCATCACGTTCAAGAAcgcagaggagaggaaggacGGAGCAGAGCGCATGATCAAAGAGGCCGAGCAGTTCAGCTTCCTCTTTAAGAAGCTTTCTGCC GGTGAGGATACAGACTGGCTGTGTGGGTCCATCACTGCCATTGCGGAGGTGTTCAAGCTTACTGACCCTAGTCTACTCTTTCTGGAGGTGTCCACCCTGGTCTCCAAATACCCAGATATCAG GGAGGAGCACATCGTGGCCTTGCTGGCCGTCCGGGGTGACGCCTCCCGCGACATGAGGCAGACTATCGTGGAGACACTGAACCAGAGCAAGCCCTCCATCTCCACCCGCTCATCACCCGTCTTCAGGGACATCACCGTGCCAACCATCGCAACCATGACAGCCATGGCCGTACCTAAATTGCTGAAATAA